A genomic stretch from Buchnera aphidicola (Brevicoryne brassicae) includes:
- the gshA gene encoding glutamate--cysteine ligase: protein MIQDISEKISWLKKHPLILKGIFRGIERETLRIQKNGKFSKSLHPNVIGSPLTHKWITTDFAENLLEFVTPASNNVDYLLSFLKDLHSFVALKIKNERMWPFSIPYCYDDKTNIKIAQYGTSNVGRKKTTYRIGLKTRYGDLVNTISGVHYNFSLPVSFWEICKEKNNIESISSGYLNLIRNYYRFGWIIPYLFGTSPAISSYFLKNAKKKYQFKKNKENIFYLPWSTSLRLSDIGYTSTKITDLNIMFNDLSSYLESLKNTLITPSKKFAKIGVKDINGNFQQLNTNILQMENELYTQIRPKRKTHNGELLIEALQNKGIEYVEIRSLDINPFSSIGINKNQILLLDLFLIWCALMDSPNMDREDFLLTTKNWEKIIFEGRKPNQKIYINQKNETKTLVEIGETIFKDLNKIACILDSSQNNVLYQTVCKKIILFFKNPELTYSAQFLKNFIKKGVKKTGLALSNKYHEQFIHRSHKNFHKNFLEQEVIRSHQKQKNIEKEDILSFEDYIQT, encoded by the coding sequence CTGGTTAAAAAAACATCCATTAATATTAAAAGGTATTTTCCGAGGAATTGAACGTGAAACTTTAAGAATTCAAAAAAATGGAAAATTTTCTAAATCTTTGCATCCAAATGTTATCGGATCACCTTTAACTCATAAATGGATCACTACTGATTTTGCAGAAAATTTATTAGAATTTGTCACTCCAGCCAGTAATAATGTAGACTACCTATTATCCTTCTTAAAAGATCTTCATTCCTTTGTAGCATTAAAAATAAAAAATGAAAGAATGTGGCCATTCAGTATACCATACTGTTATGACGATAAAACAAATATTAAAATCGCTCAATATGGGACTTCTAATGTTGGAAGAAAAAAAACTACTTACCGAATAGGTCTTAAAACTCGTTATGGTGATCTCGTAAATACCATTTCAGGTGTACATTATAATTTTTCATTGCCTGTATCTTTTTGGGAAATCTGTAAAGAAAAAAATAATATAGAATCAATTTCATCAGGATACTTAAACTTAATAAGAAATTATTATAGATTCGGTTGGATTATTCCCTACTTATTTGGAACATCTCCAGCAATATCATCATATTTTTTAAAAAATGCAAAAAAAAAATACCAATTCAAAAAAAATAAAGAAAATATATTTTATTTACCATGGTCTACTTCTCTAAGACTTAGTGATATTGGATATACTAGTACAAAGATTACAGATTTAAATATTATGTTTAATGATTTAAGTTCGTATTTAGAATCATTAAAAAATACCTTAATAACACCATCAAAAAAATTTGCAAAAATAGGTGTAAAAGATATAAATGGAAATTTTCAACAATTAAATACTAATATTTTACAAATGGAAAATGAACTTTATACACAAATCAGACCTAAAAGAAAAACTCACAATGGCGAATTACTTATAGAGGCTCTACAAAATAAAGGTATTGAATACGTAGAAATACGATCCTTAGATATTAATCCATTTTCATCAATAGGTATAAACAAAAATCAAATATTATTATTAGATTTATTTCTAATTTGGTGTGCTTTAATGGATTCACCTAATATGGACAGAGAAGATTTTTTATTAACAACTAAAAATTGGGAAAAAATTATTTTTGAAGGAAGAAAACCTAATCAAAAAATTTATATTAACCAAAAAAATGAAACTAAAACACTAGTTGAAATAGGTGAAACTATATTTAAAGATTTAAATAAAATTGCATGCATACTTGATAGCAGTCAAAATAATGTATTATATCAAACAGTATGTAAAAAAATAATTTTATTTTTTAAAAATCCAGAATTAACTTATTCTGCTCAATTTTTAAAAAATTTTATCAAAAAAGGTGTTAAAAAGACCGGATTAGCTTTATCTAATAAATATCATGAACAATTTATACATAGATCTCATAAAAATTTTCATAAAAATTTTTTAGAACAAGAAGTAATACGTTCTCATCAAAAACAAAAAAATATAGAAAAAGAAGATATATTATCCTTCGAAGATTATATACAAACATAA
- the metK gene encoding methionine adenosyltransferase, producing the protein MNEYLFTSESVSEGHPDKIADQISDALLDEILKQDKKARVACETYVKTGMVLIGGEITTTAWVDVEEITRNTIKNIGYIDSDTGFNADSCAILSTIGKQSLDINQGVDRINPLEQGAGDQGIIFGYATNETEVLMPAPITYAHLLMKKQSELRKNKILPWLKPDAKSQVTFKYNNGNIVGIDTVVFSTQHLENVSQHVLKDSIMEEIIKPVLPKKWLTKNTKFFINPTGRFVIGGPVADCGLTGRKIIVDTYGGMSRHGGGAFSGKDPSKVDRSAAYAARYVAKNIVASGLADRCEIQLSYAIGISEPISIMIDTFGTGKISNKSLISLIRDIFDLRPYGLIKMLNLLQPIYLKTAVYGHFGREEFPWEKIDKINELSR; encoded by the coding sequence ATGAATGAATATCTTTTTACATCTGAATCAGTTTCAGAAGGCCATCCAGATAAAATTGCTGATCAGATTTCTGATGCTTTACTTGATGAAATACTTAAACAAGATAAAAAAGCACGTGTTGCCTGTGAAACATATGTTAAAACAGGAATGGTTTTAATTGGAGGAGAAATTACCACAACTGCATGGGTTGACGTTGAGGAAATTACTCGTAATACTATTAAAAATATAGGTTATATTGATTCTGATACAGGATTTAACGCTGATTCTTGTGCTATATTGAGTACAATTGGAAAACAATCATTAGATATAAATCAAGGTGTTGACCGTATTAATCCCTTAGAACAAGGAGCTGGAGATCAAGGAATTATATTTGGTTATGCGACTAACGAGACTGAAGTGTTAATGCCGGCTCCTATTACTTATGCTCATCTTTTAATGAAAAAACAATCTGAATTGAGAAAAAATAAGATCTTACCTTGGCTTAAACCTGATGCTAAAAGTCAAGTCACATTTAAATACAACAATGGAAATATAGTAGGAATAGATACTGTAGTTTTTTCTACACAACATTTAGAAAATGTGTCTCAACATGTTTTAAAAGATTCAATTATGGAAGAAATCATAAAACCAGTACTACCAAAAAAATGGTTAACAAAAAATACTAAATTTTTTATTAATCCTACAGGTAGATTTGTTATTGGAGGCCCAGTAGCAGATTGTGGTTTAACTGGTCGAAAAATTATTGTTGACACTTACGGTGGTATGTCTAGACACGGAGGAGGTGCTTTTTCTGGAAAAGATCCTTCTAAAGTAGATCGATCTGCAGCATATGCTGCTAGATATGTAGCTAAAAACATTGTAGCGTCTGGTTTAGCTGATCGTTGTGAAATTCAATTGTCATATGCTATTGGAATATCAGAGCCAATTTCTATTATGATAGATACTTTTGGAACCGGTAAAATAAGCAATAAATCTTTAATTTCTTTGATTCGTGATATTTTTGATTTACGTCCATATGGATTAATTAAAATGCTCAATCTTCTACAACCTATTTATCTTAAAACAGCAGTTTATGGTCATTTTGGAAGAGAAGAGTTTCCATGGGAAAAGATTGATAAAATAAATGAGTTATCTAGATAG
- a CDS encoding endonuclease: MKKNNFKKTTKNFYQTKIIAIRIHQNAPGSFYCGCKIIWKQKKGIPILGSCGYKIRKNKNRATRIEWEHVVPAWQFGHQKKCWKKGGRKKCTQDQTYKNIESDLYNLQPAIGEINADRSNFMYDELKKQTPKYYGKCKMKIDFKRKLVEPPKRSRGSIARTYFYMSERYKIILSQKQKKIFKKWDKIFPVTKWECTRERLIFQVQGYHNNYVYKKCLLKK; the protein is encoded by the coding sequence ATTAAAAAAAATAATTTTAAAAAAACCACAAAAAATTTTTATCAAACAAAAATTATAGCAATTAGAATTCATCAAAATGCACCAGGCTCATTTTACTGTGGATGTAAAATTATTTGGAAACAAAAAAAAGGTATTCCTATTTTAGGATCTTGTGGATATAAAATCCGTAAAAATAAAAATCGAGCAACAAGAATTGAATGGGAACATGTAGTACCAGCATGGCAATTTGGACATCAAAAAAAATGTTGGAAAAAAGGAGGTCGTAAAAAATGTACACAAGATCAAACATATAAAAATATTGAATCAGATCTTTATAATTTACAACCAGCAATCGGAGAAATAAATGCAGATCGTTCTAATTTTATGTATGACGAACTAAAAAAACAAACCCCCAAATATTATGGAAAATGTAAAATGAAAATAGATTTTAAAAGAAAACTTGTAGAACCACCTAAGAGATCTAGGGGAAGTATAGCTAGAACTTATTTTTATATGAGCGAACGATATAAAATTATTTTATCTCAAAAACAAAAAAAAATATTTAAAAAATGGGATAAAATTTTTCCTGTAACAAAATGGGAATGTACAAGAGAACGACTAATATTTCAAGTACAAGGTTATCATAATAATTATGTTTATAAAAAATGTCTTCTTAAAAAATAA
- a CDS encoding 16S rRNA (uracil(1498)-N(3))-methyltransferase, with product MFIKNVFLKNNNIKNYKKNIPRIYMKEKLKINETYFLSKDNMHYIQSVLRMKMQDIIEIFNDTNYIFFGKIIFLSVQIIKIKIFRNELRNIESPINIHLGQIISKNEKIDFIIQKSIEMGVNIITPLFSEYCNVQKKFFNVSHKIQRWNKIIISACQQCNRNIIPKIQNPKDILAWCQDAQENDMKIVFHPESHLTINQLNKFTKNIRIIIGPEGGLSKHEIKKIIEYGFTSIKLGPRILRTETAAIAAITALQIKFGDFII from the coding sequence ATGTTTATAAAAAATGTCTTCTTAAAAAATAATAATATAAAAAATTATAAGAAAAACATTCCTCGTATTTATATGAAAGAAAAATTAAAAATTAATGAAACTTATTTCTTATCAAAAGATAATATGCATTACATTCAAAGTGTTTTAAGAATGAAAATGCAAGATATAATAGAAATATTTAATGATACTAATTATATTTTTTTTGGTAAAATAATATTTTTGTCTGTTCAAATCATTAAAATTAAAATTTTTAGAAATGAACTTAGAAACATCGAATCTCCAATCAACATTCATTTAGGACAAATAATTTCTAAAAATGAAAAAATAGATTTCATTATACAAAAATCAATTGAAATGGGTGTTAATATAATTACACCTTTATTTTCTGAATATTGTAATGTCCAAAAAAAATTTTTTAATGTATCTCATAAAATACAACGTTGGAATAAGATAATCATATCTGCATGTCAACAATGTAATCGTAATATTATTCCTAAAATTCAAAATCCTAAAGATATTTTAGCATGGTGTCAAGATGCTCAAGAAAATGATATGAAAATTGTTTTTCATCCAGAATCTCATTTAACAATTAATCAATTAAATAAATTCACAAAAAATATTAGAATAATCATTGGCCCCGAAGGTGGTTTATCAAAGCATGAAATTAAAAAAATTATTGAATATGGATTTACTTCAATAAAATTAGGACCTAGAATATTAAGAACAGAAACAGCTGCTATTGCAGCAATTACTGCATTACAAATAAAGTTTGGTGATTTTATAATATAA
- a CDS encoding 5-formyltetrahydrofolate cyclo-ligase: MLSKIFKHRDSIRTYIKIARKSLSITEQYDASVKISKIAYNCKFIYNSRNIALFLPFEGEINTYPLILKLWLNKKNVFVPVIFSFKNKKMLFVRLTSNSILYYNKYNILEPIFNIQDIISIYNLDTIIVPLVAFDKKGVRLGMGGGFYDVFLKNWYKKNFFPVGLSYNFQLVSNIPKQHWDVSLPLVLTPNKIWVF, encoded by the coding sequence ATGTTATCAAAAATTTTTAAACATAGAGACAGTATTCGTACATATATAAAAATTGCCCGTAAATCATTAAGTATTACAGAACAATATGATGCATCAGTTAAAATTTCTAAAATTGCATATAATTGCAAATTTATTTATAATAGCAGAAATATTGCTTTATTTTTACCATTCGAAGGTGAAATAAACACATACCCTTTAATTTTAAAATTATGGTTAAATAAAAAAAACGTTTTTGTTCCTGTAATATTTTCTTTTAAAAACAAGAAAATGTTATTTGTTCGTCTTACTTCTAATTCTATTTTATATTACAATAAATATAATATATTAGAACCTATTTTTAATATTCAAGATATTATTTCAATTTATAATTTAGATACAATAATAGTGCCCTTAGTAGCTTTTGATAAAAAAGGTGTAAGACTAGGCATGGGTGGAGGATTTTATGATGTTTTTTTAAAAAATTGGTACAAAAAAAATTTTTTTCCAGTAGGTTTATCTTATAATTTTCAATTAGTATCTAACATACCTAAACAACACTGGGATGTTTCTTTACCTCTTGTTTTAACACCTAATAAAATATGGGTTTTTTAA
- the rpiA gene encoding ribose-5-phosphate isomerase RpiA, with the protein MNLDKLKKKAAWAALDYIRPGAIIGVGTGTTIFYFIQALSTIKSIIHGAVSSSNTSTFLLKKQGIQVFNLKNFSSLTIYIDSADEINHQMQMIKGGGAALTREKIIAAMAKQFICIVDKSKIVDALGKFPLPIEIIPMALSYVSKEIIKIGGEPKHRKNIITDNGNIIIDAYNLCIKDPILMEKKINSLPGVVTVGLFASRRADIVLIGTKKGIRTIKQNKII; encoded by the coding sequence ATGAATTTAGATAAATTAAAAAAAAAAGCAGCATGGGCTGCATTAGATTATATTCGTCCTGGTGCTATTATTGGAGTTGGAACCGGAACAACTATTTTTTATTTTATTCAAGCATTAAGTACAATTAAAAGCATAATACATGGTGCAGTGTCTAGCTCTAATACTTCTACATTTTTATTAAAAAAACAAGGAATACAAGTTTTTAATTTAAAAAATTTTAGTTCACTTACTATTTATATTGATAGTGCTGATGAAATAAATCATCAAATGCAAATGATTAAGGGAGGAGGTGCAGCTTTAACTAGAGAAAAAATTATTGCTGCAATGGCAAAACAATTTATTTGTATTGTTGATAAATCAAAAATAGTAGATGCTCTTGGAAAATTTCCTTTACCTATTGAGATTATTCCTATGGCACTTTCTTATGTTTCAAAAGAAATAATAAAAATTGGAGGAGAACCCAAACATCGAAAAAATATTATTACAGATAATGGTAATATTATTATAGATGCATATAATTTATGTATCAAAGATCCTATTTTAATGGAAAAAAAAATTAATTCATTACCGGGTGTTGTAACAGTAGGTTTATTTGCTTCAAGACGTGCAGATATTGTTTTAATTGGCACAAAAAAAGGTATTAGAACTATTAAACAAAACAAAATAATTTAA
- the glnS gene encoding glutamine--tRNA ligase, producing the protein MNNKTKKYTNNFISQIINKDVNDNENLSLKTRFPPEPNGYLHIGHAKSICLNFELAQLYNGKCNLRFDDTNPLKENIKYISAIKNDINWLGYKWHNIHYSSEYFPKLYKYAKELIKKGLAYVDQLTKEQIREYRGTLKQPGINSPYRNRTIQENIKLFKKMKRGDFSEGEASLRAKIDMKSAFIVMRDPVIYRIIFSEHHQTKKKWCIYPMYDFAHCISDAIEGITHSLCTLEFQDNKSLYNWILKNTSVKKYPQQYEFSRLNLEFCILSKRKLSILIDKKLITGWNDPRIPTLSGLRRKGYTPSSIKNFCEKIGITKQDNLIEFSMLEHCIRKELNKTSIRTMAILEPIKIFLYNLDKNHEEKFTVPNHPNNPELGTHEIIFTNIIYIDRLDFKEKYNKKYKKLKLGGEIRLRYAYVIKAEKIEKDENNNIVKIICYCDLNTLGKKTKNNKNPSVIHWISVKNSFPAEFRLYDHLFNIKNPEKEKNFLSYINPKSLIIKNGFIEKNIEKNIEKNIEKNIGENFFQFERIGYFCIDNIDSKKDKLVFNRTVSLRDLWNLKK; encoded by the coding sequence ATGAATAATAAAACAAAAAAATACACAAATAATTTTATCAGTCAAATTATTAATAAAGATGTTAATGACAATGAAAATTTATCACTTAAAACTCGATTTCCTCCTGAACCAAATGGATATCTTCACATTGGTCATGCAAAATCAATATGTTTAAATTTTGAACTAGCTCAATTATATAATGGAAAATGTAATCTTCGTTTCGATGATACAAATCCATTAAAAGAAAACATAAAATATATCAGTGCAATTAAAAATGATATTAATTGGTTGGGGTATAAATGGCATAATATTCATTATTCTTCTGAATATTTTCCAAAATTATATAAATATGCAAAGGAACTGATTAAAAAAGGTCTTGCATATGTAGATCAATTAACAAAAGAACAAATACGTGAGTATAGAGGCACTTTAAAACAACCAGGAATAAATAGTCCATATAGAAATAGAACTATTCAAGAAAACATAAAATTATTCAAAAAAATGAAAAGAGGAGATTTTTCTGAAGGAGAAGCATCTTTACGTGCAAAAATTGATATGAAATCTGCTTTTATTGTTATGCGTGATCCAGTTATATATAGAATTATTTTTTCTGAACACCATCAAACTAAGAAAAAATGGTGTATATATCCTATGTATGATTTTGCTCATTGTATTTCTGATGCTATTGAAGGAATTACTCATTCATTATGCACATTAGAATTTCAAGACAATAAATCTCTATATAACTGGATTTTAAAAAATACTAGTGTGAAAAAATATCCTCAGCAATATGAGTTTTCTCGATTAAATTTAGAATTTTGTATCTTATCTAAAAGAAAATTATCAATTTTAATCGATAAAAAGCTAATAACAGGATGGAATGATCCTCGTATACCAACATTATCTGGTTTAAGAAGAAAAGGATATACACCATCTTCTATTAAAAATTTTTGTGAAAAAATCGGTATAACTAAACAAGATAATTTAATAGAATTTTCTATGCTAGAACACTGTATTAGAAAAGAATTAAATAAAACATCTATTCGCACAATGGCTATATTAGAACCAATTAAAATATTTTTATATAATTTAGATAAAAATCATGAAGAAAAGTTTACAGTTCCTAATCATCCAAATAATCCAGAATTAGGAACTCATGAAATTATTTTTACTAATATTATTTATATTGATCGTTTAGATTTTAAAGAAAAATATAACAAAAAATACAAAAAATTAAAACTTGGTGGAGAAATACGTCTAAGATATGCTTATGTAATAAAAGCGGAAAAAATAGAAAAAGATGAAAATAATAATATTGTTAAAATAATATGTTACTGTGATCTAAATACTTTAGGTAAAAAAACAAAAAACAATAAAAATCCTTCAGTAATACACTGGATTTCAGTAAAAAATTCATTTCCAGCAGAATTTAGACTTTATGATCACTTATTCAATATAAAAAATCCAGAAAAAGAAAAAAACTTTCTTTCCTATATCAATCCAAAATCATTAATAATAAAAAACGGTTTTATTGAAAAAAATATTGAAAAAAATATTGAAAAAAATATTGAAAAAAATATAGGGGAAAATTTCTTTCAATTTGAAAGAATTGGTTATTTTTGTATAGATAATATAGATTCTAAAAAAGATAAATTAGTGTTTAATCGCACTGTTAGTTTACGTGATTTATGGAATTTAAAAAAATAA
- a CDS encoding CTP synthase: MTKNYIFITGGVVSSLGKGIAAASLGAILKARKLQVTIIKLDPYINVDPGTMSPIQHGEVFVTEDGSETDLDLGHYERFIHTKMTYLNNFTTGSIYSEVLQKERRGDYLGATIQVIPHITNAIKERIILCSKNSNIIIVEIGGTVGDIESLPFLEAIRQMAVDIGRKNVIYIHLTLLPYIATAGEIKTKPTQHSVKELLSIGIQPDILICRSEQTVALNERKKIALFCNVPVNAVISLKDVDSIYKIPQLLKNQKLDNYICRYFKLKAPEADLKEWEQVIYEEENSNEKIIIGIIGKYIKLPDAYKSVIEALKHAGLKNKIKVDIQLIDSQNIENNNIKLLKNLNGILIPGGFGDRGIKGKLLSIKYARENNIPYFGICLGMQIAIIEFAQNVVGIKEANSTEFDPQCKYPIIDLIKDCNLNTHKKSSNKKNNINLGGTMRLGSQPCKLTRDSLSKKLYQQDIIIERHRHRYEVNSLLLKKIEIAGLKVTGRSKNNNVVEIIEISNHPWFLGCQFHPEFTSTPRDGHPLFIGFIKSAIKHKNITYKVI, translated from the coding sequence ATGACTAAAAATTATATCTTTATCACTGGTGGAGTAGTGTCTTCCTTAGGGAAGGGTATTGCAGCTGCTTCTTTAGGGGCAATATTAAAAGCACGAAAGTTGCAAGTAACAATAATAAAATTAGATCCATATATTAATGTAGATCCTGGGACAATGAGTCCTATTCAACATGGAGAAGTTTTTGTTACAGAAGATGGTTCTGAAACAGATTTAGATTTAGGTCATTATGAACGTTTTATTCATACTAAAATGACATATTTAAATAATTTTACTACAGGAAGTATTTATTCTGAAGTTTTACAAAAAGAAAGAAGAGGTGATTATTTAGGTGCTACTATACAAGTAATACCTCATATTACTAATGCTATCAAAGAAAGAATTATTTTATGTTCAAAAAATAGTAATATTATTATTGTAGAAATAGGTGGAACTGTAGGAGATATTGAATCACTTCCCTTTTTAGAAGCAATTCGTCAAATGGCAGTAGATATAGGTCGTAAAAACGTGATATATATACATTTAACACTATTACCATACATTGCTACAGCAGGTGAAATTAAAACAAAACCCACTCAACATTCAGTCAAAGAACTACTTTCAATAGGAATACAGCCAGATATTTTAATTTGTCGATCTGAACAAACAGTAGCACTTAATGAAAGAAAAAAAATCGCATTATTTTGCAATGTACCAGTTAATGCTGTAATCTCTTTAAAAGATGTTGATTCTATATATAAAATACCTCAATTATTAAAAAATCAAAAATTAGATAATTATATTTGTAGATATTTTAAATTGAAAGCTCCTGAAGCTGATTTAAAAGAGTGGGAACAAGTAATTTATGAAGAAGAAAATTCCAATGAAAAAATTATTATTGGTATCATTGGAAAATATATAAAGTTACCTGATGCATATAAATCAGTAATAGAAGCTCTTAAACATGCAGGTTTAAAAAATAAAATAAAAGTTGATATACAATTAATTGATTCTCAGAATATAGAAAATAATAATATTAAATTATTAAAAAATCTTAATGGTATTTTAATACCTGGAGGTTTTGGTGATCGAGGTATTAAGGGGAAATTATTATCTATAAAATATGCAAGAGAGAACAATATTCCGTATTTTGGAATTTGTTTAGGAATGCAAATAGCAATCATAGAATTCGCACAAAATGTTGTAGGTATTAAAGAGGCAAATTCAACAGAATTTGACCCTCAGTGTAAATATCCTATTATCGATTTAATAAAAGATTGTAATTTAAATACACATAAAAAATCTTCTAATAAAAAAAATAATATTAATTTGGGTGGTACTATGAGATTAGGTAGTCAACCATGTAAACTAACTAGGGATAGTTTATCAAAAAAATTATATCAACAAGATATCATTATAGAAAGACATAGACATAGATATGAAGTAAATAGTCTTTTACTAAAAAAAATAGAAATAGCTGGATTAAAAGTAACAGGACGTTCTAAAAATAATAACGTAGTTGAAATTATAGAAATATCTAATCATCCATGGTTTTTAGGATGTCAATTTCATCCTGAATTTACTTCAACACCACGTGATGGACATCCATTGTTTATAGGTTTTATAAAATCAGCAATAAAACATAAAAATATAACATATAAAGTAATTTAA
- the eno gene encoding phosphopyruvate hydratase: MSKIIKIIAREIIDSRGNPTIESEVHLEGGFVGLASSPSGASTGSLEALELRDENKSRFSGMGVKKAVSLINEKISTALKSKNAKDQNYIDNIMIDLDGTINKSKLGANAILSVSLATAKAAALSKGMPLYQHIAEINNTPGIFSMPLPMINIINGGKHANNNIDIQEFMIQPISAKTMKEAIRMGCEIFHSLGSLLKEKGMSTTVGDEGGYAPNLKSNQEALNLIQDAIQRTKYKLGKDIRLAIDCAASELYNKNNKTYELKGEKKSFSSKEFTHYLEKLSNKYPISSIEDGQDESDWPGFLYQTNILGNKLQLVGDDLFVTNTKILRKGIENGIANSILIKLNQIGTLTETLETINMAKKSNYSVIISHRSGETEDASIADLSVGTSSGQIKTGSMSRSDRTAKYNQLIRIEEVLGKKNAPFRGLREIKSAF; the protein is encoded by the coding sequence ATGTCTAAAATTATAAAAATCATAGCTCGTGAAATAATAGATTCTCGAGGTAACCCTACTATTGAATCTGAAGTACATTTAGAAGGAGGTTTTGTTGGTTTGGCTTCTTCTCCTTCTGGAGCTTCTACAGGTTCTTTAGAAGCTTTAGAATTAAGAGATGAAAATAAAAGTAGATTTTCTGGAATGGGCGTAAAAAAAGCAGTCTCATTAATTAATGAAAAAATATCAACTGCTTTAAAAAGTAAAAACGCCAAAGATCAAAATTATATTGATAACATTATGATTGATTTAGACGGTACAATTAACAAATCAAAATTAGGTGCAAATGCTATTTTATCTGTCTCTTTAGCTACTGCAAAAGCTGCCGCTCTATCAAAAGGAATGCCTTTATATCAACACATAGCAGAAATTAATAATACCCCAGGAATTTTTTCTATGCCACTTCCGATGATTAATATTATTAACGGTGGAAAACATGCTAACAATAATATTGATATTCAAGAATTTATGATTCAACCCATTAGTGCAAAAACAATGAAAGAAGCTATACGTATGGGATGTGAAATTTTTCATTCATTAGGATCATTGTTAAAAGAAAAAGGAATGAGTACTACAGTAGGAGATGAAGGAGGGTATGCCCCTAATTTAAAATCAAATCAAGAAGCGTTAAATCTTATTCAAGATGCGATACAAAGAACTAAATACAAATTAGGAAAAGACATAAGATTAGCAATAGATTGTGCAGCATCTGAGCTATATAATAAAAATAATAAAACATACGAATTAAAAGGAGAAAAAAAGAGCTTTTCTTCAAAAGAATTTACTCATTATCTAGAAAAATTATCTAATAAATATCCTATTTCTTCCATTGAAGATGGACAAGACGAATCTGATTGGCCAGGATTTTTATATCAAACAAATATATTAGGAAATAAACTACAATTAGTAGGAGATGATTTATTTGTAACTAATACAAAAATTTTAAGAAAAGGAATTGAAAATGGCATCGCTAATTCTATTCTAATCAAATTAAACCAAATTGGAACATTAACAGAAACTCTTGAAACTATAAATATGGCAAAAAAATCAAACTATAGTGTTATAATATCTCATCGTTCAGGTGAAACAGAGGATGCATCTATAGCTGATTTATCTGTAGGAACATCATCTGGCCAAATTAAAACTGGTTCTATGAGTCGATCTGATAGAACAGCGAAATATAATCAATTAATTAGAATAGAAGAAGTTTTAGGTAAAAAAAATGCGCCGTTTCGTGGACTAAGGGAAATTAAATCAGCATTTTAA
- the queE gene encoding 7-carboxy-7-deazaguanine synthase QueE yields the protein MHYPINEMFQTIQGEGYHTGIPSIFIRLHGCPIHCKWCDTKYTWNCLKSNEITIEKLLEKNISNNTWSYIDVKKIILNIKKQKWKSKHIVITGGEPCIYNLSSLTEELEKKGFTCQIETSGTQLINCSFNTWVTVSPKKHKNTLYTSILRANEIKYPVFKKEDLSYLDAILSILNNRKKCHIFLQPISQNQESLKICIERCTIKNWRLSIQIHKYLLIR from the coding sequence ATGCATTATCCAATTAATGAAATGTTTCAAACAATACAAGGAGAAGGCTATCATACTGGAATTCCATCAATTTTTATTCGATTACATGGTTGTCCAATTCATTGTAAATGGTGTGATACAAAATATACTTGGAACTGTCTCAAAAGTAATGAAATTACTATCGAAAAGTTGCTAGAAAAAAACATTTCAAATAATACATGGAGTTACATTGATGTAAAAAAAATAATTTTAAACATAAAAAAACAAAAATGGAAATCTAAACATATTGTAATTACTGGTGGAGAACCATGTATATATAATTTATCTTCTCTTACAGAAGAACTAGAAAAAAAAGGATTCACATGTCAAATAGAAACAAGTGGAACTCAACTAATTAATTGTTCTTTTAATACTTGGGTTACTGTGTCTCCTAAAAAACACAAAAATACATTATATACTTCAATATTACGTGCAAATGAAATTAAATATCCAGTATTTAAAAAAGAAGATTTATCATATTTAGATGCAATTTTATCAATTTTAAACAACCGAAAAAAATGTCATATTTTTTTACAACCAATTAGTCAAAATCAAGAGTCATTAAAAATTTGTATCGAAAGATGCACAATTAAAAATTGGCGTCTTTCTATACAAATTCATAAATATCTTTTAATAAGGTAG